The window GCGGCGGCAAGCTCTGCTACCGCGCGACATGGCACGGCGCATGGGGCGCCAAGGCGTCGATGACATGCTTCGAGCATCGTGAGGCCGGCAAGATCATCTACCAGCGCAAATTGCCGGACGGGAAATGGTACGCGTTCAGGGACCGGCACGGCAAATCGCAGCTGCGCTATGGCGACTATGTCAGCGGCAAGATAAAGCGAATCAAGGCGAAGCTATAGTCCACCTAAAGCGCGTCGCGCCGAAACGGATTCATGCGACGCGCTTTAGGTCTTTGTTTTTTATGCATGTCGTTGTCCCAAAACCGAGATCACTTTTGGGCGACATGCATTAAGCGATCCGGCGTGCCAGCCGGTCCGGGCTACCTCGCCGGAAGGTCTCATGTCGCGGCGCTCCAGGCGCCGGGCGACAGGCCTTTGATCGCCTTGAACACCCTGGTGAGATGGCTCTGGTCGGCGAAACCTGTGGCCGCGGCGATCTCGGCCAGCGGCATGGCGGACCGGATCAGCGTTGAGGCGGCGCGAATACGTCGATCGCGCAGATATTGGCCGGGGGTCATGCCGGCGGCGCGGTTGAAATCGCGGATGACCTGAAAGCGGCTCACGCCGGCTGCGGCCGCCAGACGGGCGAGGTCGAAGCCGGCCGAAAGATCGGCCGCGATCAACTCGCCATAGAGACGAAAACGCCGCGCTGTTTCGCTGCCGTCGGCGGCGCGATCGCGGCACTTGCGGTCGCCGAAACGGCTGACCAATTCGCGCAGCACCACCAGCATAGACGTTTCCTGTTCGAGGACTTGGCCGCCCAAGCGGTGCGCCCTGACGAAGGCTCGCGCCAAGTCCGGCGCATGCACGATGCCCTCGCCGAACATCGGCAGCCCGGGCAATTGCAAATCCTCGGCGATTTCGGCCATCAGGTCGCTATCCGGATAGCAGGTGCGATAGGCCCAGCCGGCGGGGACGCCCTTTTCGCCGTCATGCGGCTCTTCCGGATTGACGATGATGATCGAGCCGGCCGGCGCGAGATGGCTGCGGCGGCCGATACGCAGCTTCTCGACGCCTGCCACCACGACGCCGAAGACCCAAGTCGGGTGGGTGTGCAGCGCATAGGCGTGATCGCGGTAACGGGCGGCGAGCATTTCGAGACCGCCGAGGCCTTCATGCCGCGTCAGCTTTGCTGCTTCGCGTTCCCTTTGCTCGCCGGCATCGCTCATGCCCGCCAGCCTTCTCGAAACCGCCCTGCCCGTCAATCCTGTTCAAGACGGGAGCCGAAGGCGCCGGCTATCTGACGGCATCGAGAACGGAGACAGGCAATGCGGGAAAACGACAAGGTGGAAGCGATCATCGCCGAGGCGATCGGCTGGCGGCGGCATATCCACGCCAATCCGGAACTCGGCTTCGCCGAGCATGAAACAGCGGCTTTCGTTGCCGCGAAGCTGAAAGAATTCGGCCTTGCCGTCCACACCGATGTCAGCGCGACGGCGGTGGTGGCGACGCTGACGAAGGGCAGCGGCAGCAAAGCGATCGCCCTGCGCGCCGAGCTCGACGCACTGCCGATCAAGGAGGCAACGGGCGTCGACTATGCCTCGCGCAAGGATGGCGTCATGCATGCCTGCGGCCATGACGGCCACGCGGCAGTGCTGCTCGGCGCGGCCAAGCTGCTTGCCGGGAGCGAGAGTTTCAACGGCACAGTGGTGTTTGTCTTCCAGCCGGCCGAGGAGGTGCTGGGCGGCGGCCGAAAACTGATCGAGGATGGGCTGATCGAGCGCTTCCCCGTGGACCAGGTGTTTGCGCTCCACAATTGGCCGGGTTTGCCGGAAGGCCATATCGGGGTCAAGCCCGGGCCGCAGATGGCCGCTGTCGACGATTTCGAGATCATCTTTCGCGGCAGCGGCTGCCATGCGGCGATGCCGCATCTGGGCGACGATCCGCTGCTTGCCGCAGCAAGCTTCGTCACCGCAATCCAGCGGCTGGTCAGCCGCAGCGTCGATCCGCTGTCGCCCGGCGTGTTGTCGGTGACAGAAATCCACGGCGGCCGCTTCAACAATTTCGTGCCTGGCGAGGTGAAGGTCGAAGGCACCTGCCGCTTCTACGAACGCGCGCTTTCGGATCATTGCGCGGCCGAGATCGAACGCGTGGCCGAGGCTTGCGCATTGATGCATGGCGGTCGCGCCGAGCTGACTTACAAACGCGGCTATCCGCCGGTGGTGAACCCGGCGCAGGGCGCCGCGCTCGCAGCGCTGGCCGGCGCGGACACGGTTGGCGCAGAGCGTGTCTTGACCGAGTTCCAGCCGAGTATGGGCTGCGAGGATTTTGCCTTCCTGCTGCAGGGAGTCGGCGACGGCGCTTATGTCTGGATCGGCGCCGGCGATGTCGGCCCCGGCGCCGGGCTGCATGGCGACCGCTTCGTCTTCAACGACGCCATCGTGCCGATCGGCATCCGCTTCTTCGTCAACACCGTCCAGCGCGCGCTGCCGGTCGGCGGGTAGCGGCGTTGCCAAGCCCGGCGATTTCGCGCAACGGTTCGCACGGCTGAAACGATCGCGAGACCTGATGCCGGGGGCTGACAATACCGTGCTCATCACCGGAGCGCGCGCGCCGGTGGCGCTGCATCTGGCGAGGCTGCTCGATGGCGCAGGCCGTCGCGTGATCCTGGCCGACACGCCGGCCCGGCCCATCGCCGCCGCGAGCAAGGCCTGCGCGCGCTACTATCGGCTGCCGCCGCCGCGCTTCGAGCCGCAAGCCTATGCCGAAGCGATCGAGGCGCTGCTGCCCGAAGAGCAGATCGGCCTCGTCATCCCGACCTGCGAGGAGGTTTTCCACCTCGCGCTTACCTGGCGCGGCCGCGCCATGCCGGCTCGACTGTTCGCGCCCGGCATCGAGCTTCTGGCGGAAGTGCACAACAAGCATGCTTTCATGCGGCTGGCCGAGCGTATCGGCCTCGCGGTGCCAGAAACGACGCTGCTGCAATCACAGGCCGATCTGGAGGCCGTGCGGAATCGCTCGCACGAGCTGGTGTTCAAACCCGTGTGGTCGCGCTTCGCCAGCCATGTGCTCTTACGCCCCTCGCCCGGCGAACTCGATGCCATCAATGCCTCGCCCGCCGCGCCTTGGGTGGCGCAGCGCTTTGTCGAAGGCGAGGAGATCAGCGCCTATGCGGTGGCGCGCGATGGCAGGCTCAAAGCACTGGCGCTTTATCGTTCGCTCTACCGCGCCGGCAAGGGCGCCGGCATTTACTTCGAACGGATGGAAGATGCAGCAGCGCGGAAGCTGGTCGAGCACATCGTCGCCGGCACAGTATGGACCGGGCAGATTTCGTTCGACCTGATGCGCGAGGCGGACGGCCGTGTGCTGCCGCTGGAATGCAACCCGCGCGCCGTCAGCGGCCTGCATTTCTTCCGCGATCCGGCACGCTTCGCGGAGGCGGT is drawn from Mesorhizobium sp. B1-1-8 and contains these coding sequences:
- a CDS encoding AraC family transcriptional regulator, which encodes MSDAGEQREREAAKLTRHEGLGGLEMLAARYRDHAYALHTHPTWVFGVVVAGVEKLRIGRRSHLAPAGSIIIVNPEEPHDGEKGVPAGWAYRTCYPDSDLMAEIAEDLQLPGLPMFGEGIVHAPDLARAFVRAHRLGGQVLEQETSMLVVLRELVSRFGDRKCRDRAADGSETARRFRLYGELIAADLSAGFDLARLAAAAGVSRFQVIRDFNRAAGMTPGQYLRDRRIRAASTLIRSAMPLAEIAAATGFADQSHLTRVFKAIKGLSPGAWSAAT
- a CDS encoding amidohydrolase; translation: MRENDKVEAIIAEAIGWRRHIHANPELGFAEHETAAFVAAKLKEFGLAVHTDVSATAVVATLTKGSGSKAIALRAELDALPIKEATGVDYASRKDGVMHACGHDGHAAVLLGAAKLLAGSESFNGTVVFVFQPAEEVLGGGRKLIEDGLIERFPVDQVFALHNWPGLPEGHIGVKPGPQMAAVDDFEIIFRGSGCHAAMPHLGDDPLLAAASFVTAIQRLVSRSVDPLSPGVLSVTEIHGGRFNNFVPGEVKVEGTCRFYERALSDHCAAEIERVAEACALMHGGRAELTYKRGYPPVVNPAQGAALAALAGADTVGAERVLTEFQPSMGCEDFAFLLQGVGDGAYVWIGAGDVGPGAGLHGDRFVFNDAIVPIGIRFFVNTVQRALPVGG
- a CDS encoding ATP-grasp domain-containing protein — encoded protein: MPGADNTVLITGARAPVALHLARLLDGAGRRVILADTPARPIAAASKACARYYRLPPPRFEPQAYAEAIEALLPEEQIGLVIPTCEEVFHLALTWRGRAMPARLFAPGIELLAEVHNKHAFMRLAERIGLAVPETTLLQSQADLEAVRNRSHELVFKPVWSRFASHVLLRPSPGELDAINASPAAPWVAQRFVEGEEISAYAVARDGRLKALALYRSLYRAGKGAGIYFERMEDAAARKLVEHIVAGTVWTGQISFDLMREADGRVLPLECNPRAVSGLHFFRDPARFAEAVLGDGPEVPPDVTAPQTVRLAMWIYGLRAALRSGDLGRFRKAMREGRELLDWPGDPAPMKAQWPALVEIARTALRQRISLQAASTRDIEWNGPDE